Proteins from a single region of Corvus moneduloides isolate bCorMon1 chromosome 19, bCorMon1.pri, whole genome shotgun sequence:
- the LOC116453311 gene encoding uncharacterized protein LOC116453311: MPPSRAKTQQKKAGKEKVFNCERNSSGDSKIHCGKRREGKSRSQVKGKESLPGQGDSLGEEPLKIQRLGRPQESRENDHKKLFRRKRACRRNDKSESALGRKQGVSSLEGKNGKACKQQEMASGQESEDSSDKEGKAITNRKKQSFKKRCGKRPGVGETGTELGAAKAIIGQGAEGSFQKENLAEKAQNPRGRHRGNQDSKETSEQKSGSQSQGSTAQEKGERSGKKQAEKLARIVIAESEDENILETSGNSFSDSSSEDHGTHKTDTEEAVVGSASSSEEKSSSAEEKSSSSEEDGHSEKEVVLKDPPVSEGKGYKELAHESKEASIKPERDQVNTDGKIESEAEGIEFAGLEAEEKMRKPDNVLRQPKCAPAESSEADDQLITSGLQVKSVKNRGNTEVDKENILENDRVEDMSKDGHVNSGSSEESSTAENIDEVKENEPEPLPNAVKAKLHVHLSKYEQEEKVNDEGRELQNGSFLSKQQRILKEKSGKCEIPEQGEEAEHRQRDSSDCSRQGLPALVLTKKCSSRSQIPLSLKNQHKTTETKLSPSQKPNPAQMALGTSSDLNNVESICSKPMTLETLSKQKEPNIAQSIEEKRLNTSSCSTITKKTSDKHLLGKKKKVGKDVGKFKQSSGQSTKAKKEKAEEVVAEAPSETEPVHGGEGSKHLHTRSAFRKVTSWLGQKPAKKVRLKARLLSVARAIGISRWLLKKFGKKRSSKPFGFRSRMAIQILSTVGWVGQSGKAFPGAAGQLGRAEPKDKGSSASLEEGKGGSKMVEEVGHVDLPPGDSPLHGKSSFPCSDEKNGATDAKCAIVFPRVHSLVKAKNSLSRDSGNGYSLQKLTSPSERKSVPPVQQGCRSKCDLPSQRIGEQGFLPHREEEPIHTSDYCSEVDVKEGSVLQTAGSVVTPCVHWSQQQGQGCDPAVWLNSELLLPWPTIENLSKWALSKDPQLASSCVRVCKDQWEAEDVTDNVLEMEFTQKQVQVLSPALEWN; this comes from the coding sequence ATGCCTCCTTCCCGAGCCAAGACTCAGCagaaaaaggctggaaaagagaaggtgtTCAATTGTGAGAGAAACTCCTCAGGAGACTCAAAGATCCACTGTGGGAAGCGGAGGGAAGGTAAGAGCAGAAGCCAAGTGAAGGGAAAAGAGTCACTGCCTGGACAAGGTGACAGCCTTGGAGAAGAGCCCTTAAAAATCCAGAGGCTGGGGAGGcctcaggaaagcagagaaaatgacCACAAGAAGTTATTCCGGAGAAAAAGAGCCTGCAGGAGAAATGATAAAAGTGAATCTGCTTTGGGGAGAAAACAGGGAGTGTCCAGtttggaggggaaaaatgggaaggcCTGCAAGCAACAGGAAATGGCATCAGGGCAGGAGAGTGAGGACAGCAGTGACAAGGAGGGAAAAGCCATCACaaacagaaagaagcagagTTTTAAAAAGAGGTGTGGAAAGAGACCTGGTGTTGGTGAAACAGGCACTGAGCTGGGGGCTGCAAAGGCCATCATAGGGCAAGGTGCTGAAGGttcttttcagaaagagaacTTGGCAGAGAAGGCACAGAACCCCAGAGGAAGGCACAGAGGGAATCAGGACTCCAAGGAGACTTCTGAGCAGAAATCAGGTTCTCAATCCCAAGGCAgtacagcacaggaaaaaggtGAGAGGAGTGGGAAAAAGCAAGCTGAAAAACTTGCCAGGATTGTCATTGCTGAAAGCGAGGatgaaaatattctggaaaCCTCAGGCAACTCCTTCTCTGACTCCAGCAGTGAAGACCATGGGACCCACAAAACAGATACAGAGGAGGCTGTGGTGGGCAGCGCTTCCAGCAGTGAAGAGAAGAGCAGCTCCGCGGAAGAGAAGAGCAGCTCTTCAGAGGAAGATGGCCACAGTGAGAAAGAAGTTGTGCTCAAAGATCCTCCTGTGAGTGAAGGAAAAGGCTACAAGGAACTGGCTCATGAAAGCAAGGAAGCATCCATTAAACCTGAAAGGGACCAGGTGAATACAGATGGAAAAATCGAATCTGAGGCTGAAGGCATTGAATTTGCAGGAttggaagcagaggagaagaTGAGGAAGCCAGACAATGTGCTGAGACAACCAAAATGTGCTCCAGCTGAgagcagtgaggcagatgatCAGTTAATCACTTCAGGACTCCAAGTTAAGAGTGTTAAGAACAGAGGAAATACTGAAGTAGACAAGGAAAATATACTAGAAAATGACAGAGTTGAAGATATGTCGAAAGATGGACATGTGAATTCTGGCAGCAGtgaggagagcagcactgcagagaacattgatgaagtaaaagaaaatgaaccaGAACCACTCCCAAATGCTGTGAAAGCAAAACTCCACGTTCACCTTAGCAAATATGAACAGGAAGAGAAGGTGAATGATGAAGGCAGAGAGCTGCAAAATGGCTCTTTCCTCTCCAAGCAGCAGAGGATATTGAAGGAGAAATCTGGAAAGTGTGAGATCCCAGAACAAGGTGAAGAGGCTGAACATAGACAGAGGGACAGCTCAgactgcagcaggcagggcctACCAGCACTGGTGCTTACAAAGAAATGTTCTTCtcgatcccaaatccccctcagTCTGAAAAACCAGCATAAAACCACTGAGACCAAACTATCACCAAGCCAGAAACCAAATCCTGCCCAGATGGCTTTGGGAACCAGCTCAGACCTGAACAATGTTGAAAGCATCTGTTCAAAACCCATGACTCTAGAAACTCTCAGTAAACAAAAAGAACCCAACATAGCTCAGAGTATTGAAGAGAAGAGATTAAATACTTCAAGCTGCTCCACCATTACAAAAAAAACATCTGATAAGCACCTCCttggaaagaagaagaaagttgGAAAAGATGTTGGAAAATTTAAACAGAGTTCAGGCCAGTctacaaaggcaaaaaaagagaaagcgGAAGAAGTGGTTGCAGAGGCACCTTCTGAAACAGAACCCGTGCACGGTGGGGAAGGATCCAAGCACTTGCACACCCGTTCTGCTTTTAGAAAAGTCACCAGCTGGCTTGGCCAAAAACCTGCCAAGAAAGTAAGGCTGAAAGCTCGACTGCTGAGTGTGGCACGTGCAATTGGTATCTCCAGATGGCTCTTGAAGAAATTTGGGAAAAAGAGGAGCAGCAAGCCTTTTGGATTCAGAAGCAGAATGGCAATCCAGATTCTGAGCACTGTGGGGTGGGTTGGTCAGTCTGGCAAAgccttccctggtgcagctggaCAGCTGGGGAGGGCTGAGCCAAAGGACAAAGGATCTTCTGCTTCCTTAGAGGAGGGCAAAGGTGGTTCTAAAATGGTAGAGGAAGTGGGACATGTTGATTTGCCTCCTGGTGATTCCCCTCTTCATGGAAAAAGTTCCTTTCCATGCTCGGATGAGAAGAACGGTGCTACTGATGCCAAGTGTGCTATAGTGTTCCCCAGAGTCCACAGCTTGGTTAAGGCTAAGAACTCCTTGTCCAGGGACTCTGGCAATGGTTATTCCCTACAGAAACTGACATCTCCATCAGAGAGAAAATCTGTCCCTCCTGTGCAACAGGGTTGCAGATCCAAATGTGACCTTCCCAGCCAGAGAATCGGTGAGCAGGGCTTCCTCCCACATCGAGAAGAGGAGCCAATTCATACATCAGATTATTGCAGTGAGGTAGATGTCAAGGAGGGCTCAGTCCTGCAGACTGCAGGATCTGTGGTCACTCCTTGTGTGCACTGgtcccagcagcaggggcaaGGATGTGACCCTGCAGTGTGGCTGAACtccgagctgctgctgccatggccaACCATCGAGAACCTGAGCAAATGGGCCCTGTCCAAGGACCCccagctggccagcagctgTGTGAGGGTCTGCAAGGACCAGTGGGAGGCAGAAGATGTCACTGACAACGTGCTGGAGATGGAGTTCACGCAGAAACAGGTACAGGTGttgtccccagcactggaatGGAACTGA